Genomic DNA from Thermobifida alba:
GCTCCGCCGCCTCCGCCGGGGCCTGCCTGCTCCCCCACCGAACGTTCCGTGCCGACCCGCGTCGCTGTACGCGGTGGAGAGGTCCGCGTCCCGCGACGGGCCCTCCGACGCCCCACCGGGGCCTCTCCTGCGCGGACCGGCTGGCCGTCGTGCGGCACAACCCGCTGCTGGCCCCGACCTCAGCACCACGGTGGTTGCTGGACGGCCGTGCCGTGTGCGTCGTCCCGCTGGCCGCGGGGGAGGCGGTGTACTCGGTCATGAGGGGAACGTCGTCGGGGTACCGCAGCCGCGGTGCGGCCGCGCATGCCGAGAGCGCCGTCCTGTACCGGCCCCGGGAGCGGGCCTTCCGGGGGGCGTTGACTGGGAGCGCCGAGGAGGACACCCCGTGCTCGCGGTGAACACGTGGCCGGAGTGTCGGACTCGCGGGGTCCCGGTGCACCACGGCGCCGACGTCCCGGACCGGCGGGGGCGGGTTCAGGGAACCCCTGGCAGGCCGAGCTCGGTGAGCAGGTACGCGTAGAGGCCGTCGGTGAAGGACAGGTCGGGAGGCAGCACGTCGAAGGCCCGCACCTCCACGGTCTCGTGCTCTCCGGTCAGCGGCGACAGGCCCGCCAACCGGGCGCAGGTGACCACGGTCGTGTGTCCGGTGGGCAGTACGTAGTAACCGACGGCCCGCAGGTCCGCCAGTTCCGCTCCGGCTTCTTCCCGTGCCTCGCGGCGTGCGGTGGCCTCGACGTCCTCGCCCGGCTCGGCGTGTCCGCCGGGGAACTCCCAGGCGCGGTCGCGGTGGCGGACCAGGACGGGCCGCCGGCCGCAGAACAGCAGGACGACGACGGAGTCGTGGACGGCGGGCAGACGTCCCAGGCGGACGGTGGCGCCGTGCAACGGGGGCGGGTTCGGGGACATGTGGGCGGTGACGGTCTCGTGGCGGGTGCGGTTCCGGTGCGGCCTGTGGCGGCCGCACCGGAACGGGTCGACGGGAGGGACGGACTAGGGGGTGTCGTTCTGTTCCTTCGGGTGGGGCACCGGGGCGGAGAGCTCCGTCTCCTGCCCGTCCGGCTCTCCGGAGTCGTCGAAGTCGGGGTCCTCCGCATCGCTCCACACCACGTCGTCGCCGACGTCGACGATCTCCAGCCCTTCGAGGGCGGCCAGTCGCTCGTCGGAGTCGGTGACGCCGTCCCGGTCCACGGCGGAGGCGCGGGAGAAGTACTCGCGGGCCTCCTCCTCACGGCCCAGTTCCGCCAGGACGTCGGCGTAGGCGTAGAACAGCCGCGCCGCCCAGGGGCGGGCGCGCCGCTCCTTAAGCTGCGGACACTGCAGTTCGACCAGGGCCCCCTGGAGGTCGCCCATGTCGCGGCGCGCCCCCGAGGCGACGATCCGCAACTCGACCTGGTCCGCCGTGTCCAACCGGTCGAGGGGGGCCTCACGCGCGATCTCCAGGGCGCGTTCGGGCCGTCCGACGCCCCGTTCGCAGTCGGCGATCATGGGGAGGTAGGTGTCCTGGCCCGTGATGCGACGCGCGGCACGCAGTTCCGACAGCGCCTCCTGCCATCGGCCCGTCATGTAGGCCGCGACACCGGCCGCCTCACGCACCGCGCCGACCCGGGCGGCTCTGCGGCGTGCGTGGAGGGCGTGCTGGTAGGCGCGTTCGGGGTCCTGGTCGAGCAGGTCGCCCGCGGCGACCAGGTGCTTGGCCACCAGGTCGGCCAGCGACTTGGGCAGGGTGCGCAGTTCGTTGCGGATTTCCTGGTCCAGGCGGTGCGGGAGGGCGTTCTCGGGCAGCTGCGGAGCGGCCTCCTGCGCGGCGCTCGGCTCTTCCGCCGGGCGGGGCTCCTGTCCTTCGGTCCGCTCGGTCCGCTCCCGGCGGGGACGGTCGTAGCGGTTTCCACCGGCACGTCCCCGTCGCTCGTCCCGGCGTCGGCCGTGCTGCTGGCCGCGCCGGTGTCCGTCCCGCCCCCGGGGCGAGGTCTCGCCTCCGGACTGCTCGCGACGGTCTGCGTCCCCGCGGCCCTCGGCGTCACGGTACTGCTGTTGGCGCTTGTCACGGCGGTCACCGTGCTCGTCGTCCCGGTTGCGCCAGGAACGGCGGCCCTGGCCGGAGTTTCCCCGACCTCTGTTGTTGTCGTAGCCGGACCGGAAGCCCCCGCGGCGTCCGTGACCTTGTTCGCCAGATCGGAAACCTTTCCGGTTTCGGGCTCCGGAGCCGTCGCGCCTCTCCGATCGGCTGTCGTCAGTCATGTTCCGTCCGTAAACAGTCAAAAACGCTGCCACTTCTCCGTAGCAGCGCGAAGTGATCCAAAGATGCACGTCAACTCTACGGTATCGGTGCATCCTGCTTGATACAGAAGAAATGCGAAAGGGCCGCCCCGTTCGGGGCGGCCCCCATCAATGTGTGTGTACGGCGGCGACCTACTCTCCCACCCCACCACAGGGCAGTACCATCGGCGCTGGACGGCTTAACGACCGGGTTCGGAAAGGGACCGGGTGGACCCCGCCCGCTATGACCGCCGTAACCCTCACCCCACACCCACCCCCCACACGGGGGACGAGCAGGGAAACCTACTCATGGATTCGTGTGCGCGAACACCTTGTATCTGCGGTGGACAAGCCCTCGGCCGATTAGTACCGGTCAGCTCCACCCCTCACAAGGCTTCCACATCCGGCCTATCAACCCCATCATCTCTGGGGAGCCTTACCCACTCACGGTGGCAGGAGACCTCATCTCGAAGCAAGCTTCCCGCTTAGATGCTTTCAGCGGTTATCTCTCCCGAACGTAGCCAACCAGCCATGCTCCTGGCGGAACAACTGGCACACCAGAGGTTCGTCCATCCCGGTCCTCTCGTACTAGGGACAGCCCTTCTCAAGTCTCCAACGCGCGCAGCGGATAGGGACCGAACTGTCTCACGACGTTCTAAACCCAGCTCGCGTGCCGCTTTAATGGGCGAACAGCCCAACCCTTGGGACCAACTCCAGCCCCAGGATGCGACGAGCCGACATCGAGGTGCCAAACCATCCCGTCGATACGGACTCTTGGGGAAGATCAGCCTGTTATCCCCGGGGTACCTTTTAGCCGTTGAGCGACGCCGCTTCCACACGCCGACGCCGGATCACTAGTCCCTGCTTTCGCACCTGCTCGACACGTCCGTCTCACAGTCAAGCTCCCTTGTGCACTTACACTCACCACCTGATTGCCAACCAGGCTGAGGGAACCTTTGGGCGCCTCCGTTACCCTTTAGGAGGCAACCGCCCCAGTTAAACTACCCACCAGACACTGTCCCCGAACCGGATCACGGTCCCAGGTTAGATGCCCGAAACAGCCAGAGTGGTATTTCACCAACGCCTCCACCCGAACTGGCGTCCGAGCTTCACCGGCTCCCACCTATCCTACACAAGCCATCCCAAACACCAATGTCAAGCTATAGTGAAGGTCCCGGGGTCTTTCCGTCCTGCTGCGCGAAACGAGCATCTTTACTCGTAGTGCAATTTCACCGGGCCCACGGTTGAGACAGCGGGGAAGTCGTTACGCCATTCGTGCAGGTCGGAACTTACCCGACAAGGAATTTCGCTACCTTAGGATGGTTATAGTTACCACCGCCGTTTACCGGCGCTTAGATTCCCAGCGTCGGCAGGCCGAAACCCACCTAACCAGTCCTCTTAACGTTCCGGCACCGGGCAGGCGTCAGTCCGTATACCGCGTCTTACGACTTCGCACGGACCTGTGTTTTTAGTAAACAGTCGCTTCCCCCTGGCCTCTGCGACCCCACCCAGCTCCGGACGCGAAGTCCATCACCAGACAGGGCTCCCCTTCTCCCAAAGTTACGGGGACAATTTGCCGAGTTCCTTAACCATGGTTCACCCGAACGCCTCGGTATTCTCTACCAGACCACCTGCGTCGGTTTCGGGTACGGGCCGTCCACACACTCGCTAGAGGCTTTTCTCGGCAGCACGGGATCACTCACTTCGGCTCAACGCCTCGACATCACGCCTCACCCGTCACGGAACACGGATTTACCTATGCTCCAGGCTACACGCTTGACCCGGGACAACCACCGCCCGGTAGAGCTACCCCCCTGCGTCACCCCATCACTTACCTACTACCCCCTCGGATCCCACGCCGACCAGCCACAACACCCGAAGGCACTGCACCAGCCGGTGGTGGTTAGCATCAGAAGCCTCGGTACTGGGCGCATGCGGACGGGTACGGGAATATCAACCCGTTATCCATCGACTACGCCTGTCGGCCTCGCCTTAGGCCCCGACTCACCCTGGGCGGATTAACCTGCCCCAGGAACCCTTAGTCAATCGGCGCCGGTGTTTCTCACACCGGTAACGCTACTCATGCCTGCATTCTCACTCCCACGCAGTCCACCACAGGATCACTCCGCAGCTTCACCCCACGCAGGACGCTCCCCTACCACACCGACACCCCCACAGAGGCACCGGCATCCACGGCTTCGGCGGTGTGCTTAAGCCCCGCTACATTATCGGCGCACAATCACTCGACCAGTGAGCTATTACGCACTCTTTCAAGGATGGCTGCTTCTAAGCCAACCTCCTGGCTGTCACAGCAACTCCACAACCTTTTCCACTTAGCACACGCTTAGGGGCCTTAGCCGATGATCTGGGCTGTTTCCCTCTCGACCACGAAGCTTATCCCCCGTAGTCTCACTGCCGCGCTCAACTTCACCGGCATTCGGAGTTTAGCTGACCTCAGTAACCTTGTCGGGCCCATCAGCCAACCAGTCGCTCTACCTCCGGCAAGCACACGCGACGCTGCACCTAAATGCATTTCGGGGAGAACCAGCTATCACGGAGTTTGATTGGCCTTTCACCCCTACCCACACCTCATCCCCCAGGTTTTCAACCCTGGTGGGTTCGGGCCTCCACGAGGTCTTACCCCCGCTTCACCCTGGACATGGGTAGATCACCCCGCTTCGGGTCCACAGCATGCGACTCAACGCCCTCTTCAGACTCGCTTTCGCTACGGCTCCCCCACCCGGGTTAACCTCGCCACACACCATGACTCGCAGGCTCATTCTGCAAAAGGCACGCCATCACCCACCCCAAAAGACAGGCTCTGACGGCTTGACAGCACACGGTTTCAGGTACTCTTTCACAACCCCTCACCGGGGCACTTTTCACCTTTCCCTCACGGTACTCGTCCACTATCGGTCACCAGGACGTATTCAGGCTTAGCAGGTGGTCCTGCCAGATTCACACGGAATTCCTCGAGCTCCGCGCTACTCGGGCACGCGCCCCACGACTAGACCCAGCCTTCGCCTACGGGACTCTCA
This window encodes:
- a CDS encoding tetratricopeptide repeat protein gives rise to the protein MTDDSRSERRDGSGARNRKGFRSGEQGHGRRGGFRSGYDNNRGRGNSGQGRRSWRNRDDEHGDRRDKRQQQYRDAEGRGDADRREQSGGETSPRGRDGHRRGQQHGRRRDERRGRAGGNRYDRPRRERTERTEGQEPRPAEEPSAAQEAAPQLPENALPHRLDQEIRNELRTLPKSLADLVAKHLVAAGDLLDQDPERAYQHALHARRRAARVGAVREAAGVAAYMTGRWQEALSELRAARRITGQDTYLPMIADCERGVGRPERALEIAREAPLDRLDTADQVELRIVASGARRDMGDLQGALVELQCPQLKERRARPWAARLFYAYADVLAELGREEEAREYFSRASAVDRDGVTDSDERLAALEGLEIVDVGDDVVWSDAEDPDFDDSGEPDGQETELSAPVPHPKEQNDTP
- a CDS encoding NUDIX domain-containing protein; amino-acid sequence: MSPNPPPLHGATVRLGRLPAVHDSVVVLLFCGRRPVLVRHRDRAWEFPGGHAEPGEDVEATARREAREEAGAELADLRAVGYYVLPTGHTTVVTCARLAGLSPLTGEHETVEVRAFDVLPPDLSFTDGLYAYLLTELGLPGVP